The stretch of DNA atcagggagaggccgtttaccagctgagtgtgcaaagagatgcagtcgcttatctcaacacctactgtaggcacatgctaagtcctgtcactgaaagtgattaacagactggattttgtgttcagtgatctcggGCGTGTTCGCTATCCCTAACCTGGAaaccaaggcaaagagaggcattcTGGAACGTGTGGGGAACTGGAACTTGTCTCTGAGAGTAATCAAAGGCATGGGAACTGAAACAATCGAGAGTtagaaggagaaaaggccccaaatggagcagtcagaaacaggacatcaatagtcgcctcttatcatagagatatcaaatattgacacagtgtgtaatttgaaatatcaaaatattaaactccagcccagttttcagaatgattaacatcagcagaaacaaatcccaactgacagaacgaacacgattcagtcagaatgtgattaacagcagtaataacagtagaacccaacccttgcagtcacttgtgaactcgcaattcagataactgaatgaatctcttcccacacttccccagtgtgaactcgctggagattcagcagatgatggagtgaaaccctacccacacacggagcaggtgaacggcctcttcccggtgtgacTGTGCCAATGAATTTCTACATCAGACGGGGAGCTgaatctctccccacagtctccacattcccacggtttctccatggtgtgggtgcccttgtgtctctccagtttggacgatcagttgaagatttgtccacacacacaacacgagtagcttctctctgctgtgaatggtgcgaagttctttcaggctgtgtaactggttgaagctctttcaagtgcactggaacaatctcactcagatgtttgtgtgtcgtggtgctttcccagatgtttgaaatattttcccacagagagaagagacaaacattcctgcttccacattcaaaggccgaggatgttgaccatttccaccttacatggttgggttcagacctgcagcagctgtgtgcaaagtgagaataaaatcaatgagaggctgattttctctgctggccactgggtcttttgtgctggcccaatagggtgagactgtgttgCCCGATAGGCTgatcctgggctggcccaataggatgagcctgtgctgccagatagggtgagactgtgctggcccaatatggtgagactgtgctggcccaatagtgtaaAGCTCTGCTGGGCCGATCGGTtgagcctgtgctgggccaatagggtgagaTTGTGCTGGCCCGGTAGGGTGAGCCTGGGggctgggccaatagggtgagcctgggctgggccaatagggtgagactgtgattgcccgatagagtgagactgtgctggcccgatagtgtgagactgtgctggcccaatagggttagtCTGAGCTGGCCCAACAGTGTGAGCCTCTGCTGgccgatagtgtgaacctgtgctcgcccgatagggtgagactgtgatggcccgacaggatgagcctgtgctggcccaatattgcgagactgtgctggcccgatagtgtgaatctgtgctggcccgatagtgcgagcctggattggctcgatagggtgaggccgggctagcccaatagggtgagcctgtgctgcctCAATGGGGTGAGCCTGGGCTTGCCCGAGAGGGTGAGGCCGGGTTGCCCCAATAGGGTGCAtcagtgctggcccaatagggtgcgatgtctgctgtatagcgtgcacatctctgagccatacagaggtgGTGTAttacacagccctgcagaccaagtgcttgctgaaagctttgaacttaaattgctggagaaataccatcaacgatgtcttcacaagatcctgcaaatcccctgggaggacagatgcaccaacgttagcgtccttgaccaggccaacatccccagtattgaagcactgaccacactcgaccaggtccGCAGGGCGGGCCGCAATGTTCAcaagcctgacacaaaactcccaaagcaaatgctctagtcggaactccgacatggcatgcgatcctaaaggtgggcagaggatgcgtttcaaggaccctcaaagcctgtctgataaagtgcaacatccccaccggcacctgggagttcctggccaaagaccaccctaagtggaggaagtgcatccgggagggcattgagcatctcgagtctcatcgcatagagcataccgaaatctagcacaggcaatggaaggagcctgcagcaaaccagtctacagaacttttccttcaaccaccgtccatcccaactgggacagggactgtaattcccgtatttgactggtcagtcacctgagaactcacttttatggTTGGATCAAGACATCCTCGCTTTCGAGCtactccctatgatgatgatgaatagggtgAGCATGGGATGGCCCAAAAGGGTGAGCATGGGATGCCCAATAGGGTGAGGCAGGGTTGGAccaataggatgagcccaggcccagggtcaccagacaacaatcagacaGCAAGGCTCTCCTTCTGGGGCcattgacctgggcacaaacatgtgatcaatcaaactgacatacaccctgaagccccgcccacacgttgtccctgcacaaaggaccgcacatgcgccgtgagacccgccctgaccaagatggcggccgctgagcccgctccctgCCCGGGAAAAAGTTaccaccaagaaagtaatcaagaagtcatcaccgaagggcggcaagaagcgcagaaggtggaagaaggagagttactccatctacatctacaaacttcaccccgacaccggcatctcctccaaggccatggacatcatgaactcggttgtgaatgaTATTTTGGAGCACAACGCGAGTGCGGCTTCCCGCCtggtccattacaacaagcgccgcaccatcagctcccgggagatccagaccgtcgtgcgcctgctgctgtccggggagctggccaagcacgccgtgtcggaagggacaaaggtggtgaccaagtacaccagctccaagtaaaactgcacgctgtcctgagagatcaaacccaaacacaacggctcttttaagcgccacccacaacctctctgaaagagctgcacaaacccatctccctttagactcaatttactgtaattatttcctgaacaagtgggtggggacctttgcagttccagctgtagatttagttttaatttctcagataactgattttactgtccggttcttccttttcccgccctaaactacaaacacggtccctggtcgcccttttcctttgctctcagacccgttcatttgcAGCGCCTGCCAAAGAATTAGAAACTTGTTTTCGGGTGATACTCAGACTttagccacctcgttctctctcacgcCTTCTTCAATTCAAAAGAACATTCTACTTAGGAGTCAATCAGTTTATTAACCTTCGAGTCCgaatgtaacaacccagaatgggagttctgacagagaccagaaccggggcagtttgaacactctgtccctcttcccttttcacggaaggactcccagttctggtctcactgctgcctgtgcgggggatcgatcgataatctatgaaatccaacttttacaaagattgagtggaTTGTGTCGCGTTACAGAATAAGTGGGGAGTGATTCCCTCCCATTACATATAGTTTGAAACTGAACCCAAATTTAATccagattgtaacagcctggaatttacaagtgaaatgtggattaaggcaaagggaaacaaaaaagtgtttggaaatatgtggctaatggggaagttactaatataatccgcaattttaacaattattggcgggatttttgaatttctaaatccttcgaagactgactgttcagaacagtcatttccgcccagttttctttggtgggctaagcaggctgcgattggtcatcggaaaggactaatgaaattcaccacagagcgaccaatcacaagttctctccctgcattcctccagaaggtaaaaggcagatgtgggaggagtttctcattctttccatgATAGTGTAGATTGTGGAACTGTCTCGAagatgaaaaaccggcggtaaagctcgggccaaggccaagtgtcGCTCCACCCAGGCCGGACTGcatttccctgtgggccgtgttcacaggctcctgcggaaggggaactacgctgagtgtgtgggtgccggagccccggtctacatggctgctgtgctcgagtatctgaccggctgaaatcctggagctggccggcaaaccggcccgcgacaacaagcagacccgcaccatccccagacacctgcagctggccatccgcaacgaccaggagctcaacaagctgcagggaaaggtgaccatcgctcagggcgggatgctgcctaatatccaggctgtgctgctgcccaagaaaaccaccagtgtgtccaagagcaagtaaagcggacaggatttaatctaataaaccaaaggctcttttccgagccacccacagtatcaatgtaagggcaggttaatgctctctggatcacaattgtcccagatctaaattaactttgaatctctgcaattaagcggttagtttcctgatcagaaatgaccCTCAGACATTGTCGGTTATAATCTTGTCACTGCTGACAGACAGTGCAACAGGTTTGCTGTTGTAAAATCCTGCTGTAAGgtaccataaatcatttctggcctgcgaggcggtaaacttaccccgattgcgatggccgggttggtctgcgactgaaaaaggtgaagtgcatcttcatagctccagaggtagaattcctgcggatgagggtagcagcagacgggatcaaccgactgtgtccaaaacggaagcgatccagagagcagccagaccgcgtaacacgacggagttgcattcattactggggctcctgaattattttgctcactttcttcccaagttgagcacgctgttagagccgcgacacgtgctcctgcacaaaggtcgtgaatggttcTGGGGAGACAGCCGGGAAAGGGCTtctgatagagcacaaaatttgttatgctccaacaatctgttaacgctatatgacccatgtaagaaacttgttttaacatgcgatgcatcgtcctatgtggccaggtgtgtgttgcagcatgtgaatgccaatggtcagtttcagccagtagcttctgcctccagatgtctgtcccaggcagaacggggctacgggatggtagagaaataagcgcttgcatggatatatgctgtaaaaaaaatgcaccagtacctgttccgcAGGAagtgtgagctggagacagatcacaaaccccgaacgtcctttttggccgacaacaaggccataaatgcaaatgcattgaccCCCATACAGACgggccactcacgttagccgcctatgacgcaattcatcacagaccgggcactgaaaactgcaccgatgcactcagcaggctcccactagccaccaccgtggggccaaccgagcatgctgctgagatggtcatggctgttgaagttttcgaaagcgaaggctcacctgtgacagcccgtcagatcaaaatctgggaaaatcgagacccactactgtctttagtcaagaaatgtgtcctaaatggggactgggcagccacgtacgggacattccctgaggaattcaaaccatttcacagacgcaaagatgaaccctcgattcaggccgattgcctactatggggaaaccgtgtagtcatgccccagatgggcagagagatgttcaacagagaactccacaatgagcacccgggcattgtaatgatgaaggcaattgccaggtcacacgtttgctggccagggatagatgccgacctggaattttgtgttcacagACGCAACACGTATTCCCAGCTGGGCattgcgcccagggaagtccccccttAGCCCCTTATCCTGGTCCGCCAaccatggtcatgtatccatgtggactacgcaagtcctttcatgagaaaaaatgtttttggttgcagtagacgcctacttcaaatggatcgatgtgacattctcaattcaagcacatcctccgccaaggtagaaagtcaacgtgcaatgttcgctgcccatggtcgaccggacgcattggtcagcgacaatggcccgtgctttacaaacattgacttccaggacttcatggcaggaaatggtatcaaccatgtcagaacggcaccgttcaagccggcctcaaatggtcaggtggaaggagcagtgcagataatcaaacagtggatgctcagaatccaaaggggttccctacaaagccgcttatcatgcctcctgttgtccAATAGATCCCGAGCACATTcgccacaggggttccacccgcagagctgctaatgaaaaggacactcaaaaccaggtgatCCATTATACgccacaccatgaaagaaattgttgagagcaggcgccagtcacaatgtaactaccgtgatgggaatacgagggcgcgatgtattgatgtcaatgactctgcctttgtcctcaactacgctgcagggcttaaataacttgcaggcactgtgattgcccaaagagggaaataggattctgatagttaaacttaccaatggacaaatctgccgcaaacacgtggatgaaactaaaagggggttcagcaaccccatagaagaagcagaggaagaacacgatgtagagtttactccaccacaggtgaccaaacatcggaaccaagtggaggagagcccagtcactgtgggcagtccggacaggcctgaggcatcgcaaacagcagacactcaggccaacgcccaacaaccggaaccccaactcaggcgctctacaagggagtgtaaaccaccagagagacttaacctgtgatctcaataagactttggggggaggtgatgtcatgtattcaactatcattgtcacccatgtataagctgaccgaagttgtacaccttgagaacattgaccacaatggggtgaacttgtgggagacactcctaaccttgactttcaagtataaaaggaggagctccacccaccttcatcacttgaggtattggtaaaaaaggtaactgttcacagagtgaccttctctcaagtatgggcctcgtgtgtatttatacagtatcgtaaggacatatcagatttggtgtcacaatgtaactggtccctggatttggtgtcactatgtaagggaagcctggatttgttgtcaacagcaactgtggacaaccccgcagaccagcaacgcattcagcacagaatgatccctctaaaatctattcccaattaacactacccatattaattcaccagaaacagccccgTGCCTGCAAAGAACTGCAGCCCCGCATTTAGCTTCGGTGGAATACACAAtaccaaacatttaaaaaaaaaggaaacccATCATAGTTCAAGAAAGGCGATTATTGGGCAGTAAATACCCCTCACTCATACAACtcattcacctctactctccaactccccctcgccaactactctttcgcccctactctccaaacccctcacccaactcctctatcaccacaTTTCTTTCAAAccatcaccccaactcctctttcacccttctctccaaatccctcccccaactcctctttcaccccgacaatttcattttcaacatcacttacacaagtcatccacactggaggtaaatctgaggagcgtctgtgtgatggtgaggtgatcactggacaataaagtgcagagactgatggGAGGCTTatcattaccctcggtgagatttaatccccttaccACTGAATACTGCACACAGATGGTCACctcggtaacggaatggtcattgtgacatcactttctaaacaagggcacacaggacaatgggtcatcaataaatggtaaagggattaaacactctgcaattacattgtaaataataggaaataaatgctgaaaaataactggcgaagataatagcttatctctgtgaaATTCACGAGCTAacaataagaatgatgtgtttagtttacacacacacatacacatatatatatagcaaagactttgtgtgcacacttttcacttgttgtgcttaagctgatgcaatatgttttattaggtcttgctgcgtcaggatataaaggtaccgcacgctattgctcctcctgctgcctgggggaatggagcagatatttaaagggacatggactcccttttctctgcctagttatacttaaaagaacagtccagtttatctcgcagTGTAGGAGGACTTCACaagccgagctcccattaacagtcgctcccttctgtattgtgccgtgattgtaaagctgtttattttcagtgacttgagcgtttctataatgtctcaattgtttttgatgatccatttgaattGCTTTTCTAACTTGaaaggatttcagaattgtgcattgtgacgaaggaTTTGTTTAAAAGTGGATTTAAATTTGCttgaaaatattctttctaaccctcccccaaccccacaaattttagaacactctgcaatactgactgggaagctcccaagttcggtccttgatctgggctgttagttgttctcagtcaaggcagcaattcaggggttctaattgtcctcactaccactgggttaaatataagtaaaaattatccagtgcccttgctcttgataccgatccagtgacatcaactgcgaagtgtgtggatgtcacttgagggcaggattgaattcggctctgatgcctatcacagtggaaatttATATCTTGttcttaaagtaacaacttttgtaacctccatttgcagggtattagaaggggaggatctgcagcttggaaacTCAAACCAATCATCACGACAGTATTTGAGGGAATCATCagtttcatcaggatcaccttatcatcagtctttggaaaaacaccaatcacagcgaggAGAAACAGGACATATGTTCTGTGTATGGATGTACCTTCAACcagtcgtctagcctgtgagaatcgtgtgcccagctgactcaacactgtgaaagtggggacagtgggaatggatgcagatgcgcgtcgggtgaaaacacataagggagaggccgtttaccagctgagtgtgcaaagagatgcagtcgcttatctcaacatctgctgtaggcacatgctaagtcctgtcactgaaagtgattaacagactggattttgtgttcagtgatctcggGCGTGTTCGCTATCCCtaacctggacaccaaggcaaagagaggcattctggaaggtgtggggatctggaacttgtctCTGAGAGTAATCAAAGgcttgagaactgaaacaatcgagagttataaaggagaaaaggccccaaatgaagcagtcagaaacaggacatcaatagtcgcctcttatcatagagatatcaaatattgacacattgtgtaatttgaaatatcaaaatattaaactccagcccagttttcagaatgattaacatcagcagaaccaaatcccaactgacagaacgaacacgattcagtcagaatgtgattaacagcagtaataacagtagaacccaacccctgcagtcacttgagaactcgcaattcagataactgaatgaatctcttcccacacttccccagtg from Pristiophorus japonicus isolate sPriJap1 unplaced genomic scaffold, sPriJap1.hap1 HAP1_SCAFFOLD_125, whole genome shotgun sequence encodes:
- the LOC139242212 gene encoding histone H2B 1/2-like; the protein is MELHSFLGLLKYFGNFLPKYGILWRPLSPLPAREKVTTKKVIKKSSPKGGKKRRRWKKESYSIYIYKLHPDTGISSKAMDIMNSVVNDILEHNASAASRLVHYNKRRTISSREIQTVVRLLLSGELAKHAVSEGTKVVTKYTSSK